A stretch of Acidovorax sp. RAC01 DNA encodes these proteins:
- a CDS encoding phosphodiesterase codes for MRTQLRSPLQVMLRRLLPQTRRGTGPLSQLMRAGGLHCVFQPLADLREGSVYAHEALIRGPEGSPLHTPDALLEQARQEGNLRDFELLCVFTALTQWSHQKAAGRLFVNISADALVHGVRLLGARHLGERARSLGVNCRMLVLEITEHERVTDMPVLREAIKAVHGSGARMALDDFGDGRSSLRLWSEVKPDFVKIDKYFIRDISGHPENLQMLQAIKGIADVFGTTLIAEGIETPDDLRALRDLAIPYGQGWLLGRPAAQPRKAVQPEALEVMQDRRVAVLPHLGQTARPGILRSLLVMQAPTASPATSNDAVAAMFRQSTQLHALAVVDGTRPVALINRQQFMNHYATLYFREVHGRKPCIAFANTAPRVVELDCDVEQLVGILTSQDQRYLNDGYIVTDNGRYLGLGTGEQLVRAVTETRIEAARHANPLTFLPGNIPISLHMQRLLDAGTEFVACYADLNHFKPFNDHYGYWRGDQMIRLVARLATAHCDARRDFVGHVGGDDFMLVFQSSNWLQRCKNIVHDFAREALTLFDDSARLAGGIHAEDRHGVRRFFPCTTLSIGAVRITPGRFRHAEEVANLAAVAKHEAKQDATGVVLHGGLNESGQGVLAATRALRDVLAA; via the coding sequence ATGCGTACCCAACTTCGCAGCCCGCTGCAGGTCATGTTGAGGCGGCTGCTGCCGCAAACCCGCCGCGGCACCGGCCCGCTGTCGCAGCTGATGCGCGCCGGCGGCCTGCACTGCGTGTTCCAGCCCCTGGCCGATCTGCGCGAGGGCAGCGTCTATGCCCACGAAGCCCTGATCCGCGGCCCCGAAGGCTCGCCGCTGCACACGCCCGACGCCCTGCTGGAGCAGGCACGCCAAGAGGGCAACCTGCGCGACTTTGAACTGCTGTGCGTCTTCACGGCACTCACGCAGTGGAGCCACCAGAAGGCGGCAGGCCGGCTGTTTGTCAACATCAGCGCCGATGCGCTGGTGCATGGAGTGCGCCTGCTGGGTGCGCGCCACCTGGGTGAGCGGGCCCGCAGCCTAGGCGTGAACTGCCGCATGCTGGTGCTGGAGATCACCGAACACGAGCGCGTGACCGACATGCCGGTGCTGCGCGAGGCCATCAAGGCCGTGCATGGCAGCGGCGCCCGCATGGCCCTGGATGACTTTGGCGACGGCCGCTCCAGTCTGCGGCTGTGGTCCGAGGTGAAACCCGATTTCGTGAAGATCGACAAATACTTCATCCGCGACATCAGCGGGCACCCCGAGAACCTGCAGATGCTGCAGGCCATCAAGGGCATTGCCGATGTGTTTGGCACCACGCTGATCGCCGAGGGCATCGAGACCCCCGATGACCTGCGTGCCCTGCGCGACCTGGCGATCCCGTATGGCCAGGGCTGGCTGCTGGGCCGCCCCGCTGCTCAGCCGCGCAAGGCCGTGCAGCCCGAAGCACTGGAGGTGATGCAAGACCGCCGCGTGGCGGTGCTGCCGCACCTAGGGCAAACGGCGCGCCCGGGCATCCTGCGCAGCCTGCTGGTGATGCAGGCGCCAACCGCATCGCCCGCCACCAGCAACGACGCCGTGGCCGCGATGTTCCGCCAGTCGACGCAGCTGCATGCCCTGGCGGTGGTGGACGGCACGCGGCCGGTGGCGCTGATCAACCGCCAGCAGTTCATGAACCACTACGCCACGCTGTACTTCCGCGAGGTGCATGGGCGCAAGCCCTGCATTGCCTTTGCCAACACCGCCCCGCGCGTGGTGGAGCTGGACTGCGACGTGGAGCAGCTGGTGGGCATCCTCACGTCGCAAGACCAGCGCTACCTGAACGATGGCTACATCGTGACCGACAACGGCCGCTACCTGGGCCTGGGCACAGGCGAACAGCTGGTACGCGCCGTGACCGAAACCCGCATCGAAGCGGCACGCCATGCCAACCCGCTGACCTTTCTGCCCGGCAACATCCCGATCAGCCTGCACATGCAGCGGCTGCTGGACGCGGGCACCGAATTCGTGGCCTGCTATGCGGACCTGAACCATTTCAAGCCTTTCAACGACCACTACGGCTACTGGCGCGGCGACCAGATGATCCGCCTGGTGGCCCGCCTGGCCACGGCACACTGCGACGCGCGCCGCGACTTCGTGGGCCATGTGGGTGGGGACGATTTCATGCTGGTCTTTCAGAGCAGCAACTGGCTGCAACGCTGCAAAAACATCGTTCATGACTTCGCGCGCGAGGCGCTCACGTTGTTTGACGACAGCGCCCGGCTGGCAGGCGGCATCCACGCCGAGGACCGGCATGGCGTGCGCCGCTTCTTCCCCTGCACCACGCTTTCCATCGGCGCGGTGCGCATCACACCCGGGCGCTTTCGCCACGCCGAAGAAGTCGCCAACCTGGCCGCCGTGGCCAAACACGAGGCCAAGCAGGATGCCACCGGGGTGGTGCTGCATGGTGGGTTGAACGAATCGGGCCAGGGGGTGCTTGCGGCGACGCGGGCGCTGCGGGATGTGCTGGCGGCGTAG
- a CDS encoding Crp/Fnr family transcriptional regulator — protein sequence MLPPTYFSLPPETELIAAGEVLRRRNEVQTSVLHLESGRVLRGVLEEGLMRYQLGAVEGPFWLDAASALLGLPLPVDMVADTRVQVRRLPIEVFRRGLALMPEDARGLLLDMAHGYRQQSELAVSRLAQDAEARCAKWLLNHAEADQSGAMQVTLHQRKRLIAAQLGIAPETFSRVLRHLREAGLVDGTGNVLSLPQPRALQSMAGC from the coding sequence ATGCTGCCTCCTACCTATTTCTCCCTCCCTCCGGAAACCGAACTCATCGCCGCGGGCGAAGTGCTGCGCCGGCGAAACGAGGTGCAGACCTCGGTGCTGCACCTGGAGAGCGGGCGTGTGCTGCGGGGGGTGCTGGAAGAGGGCCTGATGCGCTACCAGCTCGGTGCGGTGGAGGGCCCGTTCTGGCTGGATGCTGCCTCTGCCCTGCTGGGCCTGCCGCTGCCGGTGGACATGGTGGCCGACACCCGCGTGCAGGTTCGCCGCCTGCCCATCGAGGTGTTTCGCCGCGGCCTGGCGCTGATGCCCGAGGACGCGCGCGGCCTGCTGCTGGACATGGCCCATGGCTACCGCCAGCAGTCGGAACTGGCGGTGAGCCGGCTCGCGCAGGATGCCGAGGCGCGCTGCGCCAAGTGGCTGCTCAACCATGCCGAGGCCGACCAGAGCGGTGCCATGCAGGTCACCCTGCACCAGCGCAAGCGCCTGATTGCGGCGCAACTGGGCATTGCGCCCGAGACCTTCTCCCGCGTGCTGCGCCACCTGCGCGAGGCGGGCCTGGTCGATGGCACGGGCAACGTGCTGAGCCTGCCGCAGCCGCGCGCGCTGCAGTCCATGGCGGGTTGCTGA
- a CDS encoding VWA domain-containing protein, whose translation MVFIWPTLLWLLLLAPLLVLLYWWLLHRRKKTALTYSSLSLVREAMGPGQRLRRHIPPLLFLLALVALLLAAARPMAVITLPAQNQTIMLAMDVSGSMRATDVEPDRITAAQNAAKAFIAELPRHVRVGIVAFAGSAQLAQLPTQSHEDLIKAIDSFQLQRGTATGNGIMLSLATIFPDAGIDISALGGRQAMRPRPIDEIAKQQDQAKAFVPVAPGSYNSAAVIMLTDGQRTTGVDPLEAAKWAADRGVRVYTVGVGTVQGETIGFEGWSMRVRLDEETLKTVANLTNAEYFHAATAADLKKVYETLSSRLTVEKKETEISALLALLGAALALAAAALSVWWFGRIL comes from the coding sequence ATGGTTTTCATCTGGCCCACCCTGCTCTGGCTGCTGCTGCTGGCGCCCCTGCTGGTGCTGCTGTACTGGTGGCTGCTGCACCGGCGCAAGAAAACAGCGCTCACCTATTCCAGCCTGTCACTGGTGCGCGAGGCCATGGGCCCGGGCCAGCGCCTGCGCCGCCACATCCCGCCACTGCTCTTCCTGCTGGCCCTGGTGGCGCTGCTGCTGGCAGCCGCCCGGCCCATGGCCGTGATCACCCTGCCCGCCCAGAACCAGACCATCATGCTGGCCATGGATGTGTCGGGCAGCATGCGCGCCACCGATGTGGAGCCCGACCGCATCACCGCCGCCCAGAACGCTGCCAAGGCCTTCATCGCCGAGCTGCCGCGGCATGTGCGCGTAGGCATCGTCGCCTTTGCGGGCAGCGCGCAGCTGGCCCAGCTGCCCACGCAAAGCCATGAAGACCTCATCAAGGCCATTGACAGCTTCCAGCTGCAGCGCGGCACGGCCACGGGCAACGGCATCATGCTGTCGCTGGCCACCATCTTCCCCGACGCGGGCATCGACATCTCTGCCCTGGGCGGCCGCCAGGCCATGCGGCCCAGGCCCATCGACGAGATCGCCAAGCAGCAGGACCAGGCCAAGGCCTTCGTGCCCGTGGCGCCAGGCTCCTACAACTCCGCTGCCGTCATCATGCTGACCGATGGCCAGCGCACCACCGGTGTGGACCCGCTCGAAGCCGCCAAGTGGGCCGCCGACCGCGGCGTGCGGGTGTACACCGTGGGTGTGGGCACGGTACAGGGCGAGACGATCGGCTTCGAAGGATGGTCGATGCGGGTGCGACTGGACGAGGAGACCCTCAAGACCGTGGCCAACCTGACCAATGCAGAGTACTTTCATGCCGCCACGGCGGCCGACCTCAAGAAGGTGTACGAGACGCTCAGCTCGCGATTGACGGTGGAAAAAAAGGAAACCGAAATCTCGGCGCTGCTTGCGCTGCTGGGTGCGGCCCTGGCGCTGGCGGCGGCAGCCCTGTCGGTGTGGTGGTTCGGGAGAATTTTATAG
- a CDS encoding DUF1203 domain-containing protein: MPNSFQVVGIDYEPFQHLFSLTDEQLQERAVKRCYATESPGYPCRVSLEDASLGEELILLPFQHQPADSPYRATGPIFVRRGSQQSRSPVGELPSYVTSRLMSVRAYDAAHMMVAASVCEGKVTAAEIEGYFARDDVAYIHLHNAKQGCFSALVVRA; this comes from the coding sequence ATGCCCAATAGCTTCCAGGTGGTCGGCATCGACTACGAACCGTTCCAACATCTCTTCAGTCTCACAGACGAGCAACTGCAGGAGCGCGCTGTCAAGCGCTGCTACGCAACCGAAAGTCCAGGATACCCATGTCGCGTTAGCTTGGAGGATGCGAGCCTTGGTGAAGAACTCATTCTTCTCCCGTTCCAACATCAGCCGGCCGATTCGCCGTATCGAGCAACTGGCCCGATCTTCGTTCGTCGGGGCTCCCAGCAATCGCGGTCGCCCGTCGGCGAACTTCCGAGCTACGTCACCAGTCGCCTTATGTCGGTTCGCGCGTACGATGCGGCGCACATGATGGTTGCCGCCAGCGTTTGCGAAGGCAAGGTAACCGCTGCTGAGATAGAAGGATACTTTGCTCGCGACGACGTCGCGTATATCCACCTGCACAATGCCAAGCAGGGCTGCTTCTCTGCCCTAGTTGTCCGCGCATAG
- a CDS encoding SH3 domain-containing protein: MLFYFPPHTVAVVSAPYERPYADPISLKTGERVLIDAEKTKETDILGWSWCTGPDRRQGWVPNGWITHQSGTAQIVRDFSALELTINVGDRVTLHYSESGFVFVTREDGSIGWVPDACLQLLGTTENNHSAAAPNAA, translated from the coding sequence ATGCTGTTCTACTTCCCACCCCACACTGTCGCCGTGGTAAGCGCGCCATACGAGCGCCCCTATGCAGATCCAATCTCGCTCAAAACCGGCGAGCGCGTACTAATTGACGCGGAGAAAACGAAGGAGACCGACATACTCGGTTGGTCGTGGTGCACGGGACCTGATCGTCGCCAAGGGTGGGTACCAAACGGTTGGATCACGCATCAGTCCGGCACTGCGCAGATCGTGCGCGACTTCTCCGCTCTTGAGCTCACCATCAACGTAGGAGATCGCGTGACCCTACACTATAGCGAAAGTGGATTCGTTTTCGTGACTCGCGAAGACGGATCTATAGGCTGGGTCCCGGACGCTTGTCTGCAGCTCCTTGGAACTACGGAGAACAATCACTCAGCCGCCGCGCCAAATGCGGCCTAA
- a CDS encoding urate hydroxylase PuuD, with translation MESYFLDWANLLLRWVHVITAIAWIGSSFYFVFLDSSLTPPEDEDLKKQGVSGELWAVHGGGFYHPVKFAVSPPQLPKHLHWFFWESYSTWISGFALFTVSYLYSASTYLIDKSKMDWAPATAIVVALAFFVVFWLLYDAICRIFGQRKNGDAIVGALVFVLVCIASWLACHWFAGRAAFLLVGAMIATAMSANVFFWIIPGQRTVISQIKAGQPVDPIHGKRGKQRSVHNTYFTLPVIFAMLSNHYSFTWSHPQNWLVLILMMFAGAAIRQFFVMRHGYKLGRNGNPLPYALVGVAVIVGTIVWLRPAPVAAVSSPAIISGAAGANAASAVPPSDFKSVQTVLEQRCYMCHGAQVQMKNLRVDSPEAAKQHAQAIYQQVVVTKLMPMNNSTGITDAERALIGRWFEAGAPTGP, from the coding sequence ATGGAAAGCTACTTTCTCGACTGGGCCAACCTGCTGCTGCGCTGGGTCCACGTCATCACCGCCATCGCCTGGATTGGCTCGTCGTTCTACTTCGTCTTTCTGGACAGCAGCCTCACGCCGCCGGAGGATGAGGACCTGAAAAAGCAGGGCGTGAGTGGCGAGCTGTGGGCCGTGCACGGCGGCGGTTTCTACCACCCCGTCAAGTTCGCCGTCTCGCCGCCGCAGCTGCCCAAGCACCTGCACTGGTTCTTCTGGGAAAGCTACAGCACCTGGATCAGCGGGTTTGCGCTGTTCACGGTGTCGTACCTGTACAGCGCCAGCACCTACCTGATTGACAAGTCCAAGATGGACTGGGCTCCGGCCACCGCTATCGTGGTGGCGCTGGCGTTCTTCGTGGTGTTCTGGCTGCTGTACGACGCGATCTGCCGCATCTTCGGCCAGCGCAAAAATGGCGACGCCATCGTGGGCGCGCTGGTGTTTGTGCTGGTGTGCATTGCCTCCTGGCTGGCTTGCCACTGGTTTGCAGGCCGCGCGGCCTTCCTGCTGGTGGGCGCCATGATCGCCACGGCCATGAGCGCCAACGTCTTCTTCTGGATCATCCCCGGCCAGCGCACCGTCATCAGCCAGATCAAGGCCGGCCAGCCGGTGGACCCCATCCACGGCAAGCGCGGCAAGCAGCGCAGCGTGCACAACACGTACTTCACGCTGCCCGTGATCTTTGCGATGCTGAGCAACCACTACAGCTTCACCTGGAGCCACCCGCAGAACTGGCTGGTGCTCATCCTCATGATGTTCGCGGGCGCGGCCATCCGCCAGTTCTTTGTGATGCGCCACGGCTACAAGCTGGGCCGCAATGGCAACCCGCTGCCCTATGCGCTGGTGGGCGTGGCCGTGATCGTGGGCACCATCGTGTGGCTGCGTCCAGCCCCGGTCGCCGCCGTGTCTTCGCCTGCTATTATTTCAGGAGCTGCAGGGGCAAATGCAGCAAGCGCTGTGCCCCCATCGGACTTCAAATCGGTGCAAACCGTGCTGGAACAGCGCTGCTACATGTGCCACGGCGCCCAGGTGCAGATGAAGAACCTGCGCGTGGATTCGCCCGAGGCCGCCAAACAGCATGCCCAGGCCATCTACCAGCAGGTGGTGGTGACCAAGCTGATGCCCATGAACAATTCCACCGGCATCACGGATGCAGAGCGAGCGCTGATTGGCCGCTGGTTTGAGGCGGGGGCACCTACGGGGCCTTGA
- a CDS encoding sensor domain-containing diguanylate cyclase, with protein sequence MTASLPSALAAESPGWTMPGPLVMRLMLVTVLAVALSGALAAWVVTQASSQEAMRRVVSQQTDEVEVVARLLASKIEQSQKVLRTVAGGITPASLASPASLEWLLQQGLPAVQFFDTMLVARDSGELSLNLRGGRMQNASEIDPAERDALRRTLVDGKPLVSELIAGRTSEARIMFTMPLHRDDGSVLGVVAGALRLQSQGLLPPSMTLPDRDDSRLVVFTRDGTILSHSDPSRIMGKVSDEPGLASVYARWLGEPLPLVARGVTHVQPDHIVSVAGMPLPQWMVARVSTSKALLAPLAGAQRRAWWLAAVSMVACVLVAVGVMGWMARPLARLTQTARQLEGGGTPGATTARIDWPEAGGEVGELVRIFRQLARQRSDQQSHRATLDGQFRAILDHASVGIVISRNGVLEVVGRQAALMLGYDTHELQSRPARVLYGSDAEYERMGARVRAEFAAHGAFDADVCFTRKDGSPVWARVQGRAVQPEEMAGGTVWILEDITAAREAQSQHVWERTHDVLTRLYNRHGFDERLALLLAERSARPRQASREGVEASGDGVVLFLDLDHFTLVNDVAGHDAGDDVLRHVARLLESNVRKIGWAARLGGDEFAVVLPGCMAARGHAVAEQLRAAVHAWEPFYQGRSFTLGVSIGMVVLDASLQDVASVLYAADMACYDAKRAGRNRVETRQAAEASASGRMALGSA encoded by the coding sequence ATGACAGCTTCGCTCCCGTCGGCCCTCGCTGCGGAGTCGCCGGGCTGGACCATGCCCGGCCCGCTGGTGATGCGGCTGATGCTGGTGACCGTGCTGGCGGTGGCGTTGTCCGGCGCCCTGGCGGCGTGGGTCGTTACACAGGCATCGTCCCAGGAGGCCATGCGGCGTGTGGTGAGCCAGCAGACCGATGAGGTCGAGGTGGTGGCCCGCCTGCTGGCCAGCAAGATCGAGCAGAGCCAGAAGGTGCTGCGCACGGTGGCCGGGGGCATCACGCCCGCGAGCCTGGCGTCGCCCGCTTCGCTTGAATGGCTGCTGCAGCAGGGTCTGCCCGCAGTGCAGTTTTTTGACACCATGCTGGTGGCGCGCGACAGCGGCGAGCTCAGTCTGAACCTGCGCGGTGGCCGCATGCAGAACGCCTCGGAAATCGACCCCGCAGAGCGAGATGCACTGCGCCGCACGCTGGTGGACGGCAAGCCGCTGGTTTCCGAGCTGATTGCCGGCCGCACGAGCGAGGCACGCATCATGTTCACCATGCCGCTGCACCGCGACGACGGCTCGGTGCTGGGTGTGGTGGCCGGGGCGTTGCGCCTGCAGTCGCAAGGCCTGCTTCCACCGTCCATGACGCTGCCCGACCGCGACGACTCGCGCCTGGTCGTGTTCACCCGTGACGGCACCATCCTCTCGCATTCGGACCCCTCCCGCATCATGGGCAAGGTGAGCGATGAGCCGGGCCTGGCGTCGGTGTACGCGCGCTGGCTCGGCGAGCCCTTGCCGCTGGTAGCCCGGGGGGTCACCCATGTCCAGCCGGACCATATCGTCAGTGTGGCTGGCATGCCTTTGCCGCAGTGGATGGTCGCTCGCGTGAGTACATCCAAGGCTTTGCTGGCCCCGCTGGCCGGGGCGCAGCGCCGGGCATGGTGGCTGGCTGCGGTGAGCATGGTGGCCTGCGTGCTGGTTGCCGTGGGTGTGATGGGCTGGATGGCGCGGCCCCTTGCCCGCCTGACGCAGACCGCAAGGCAGCTCGAAGGGGGTGGCACCCCGGGGGCAACCACGGCCCGGATCGACTGGCCCGAAGCGGGTGGCGAGGTGGGCGAACTGGTCCGGATTTTTCGGCAGCTGGCACGGCAGCGCAGCGATCAACAATCGCACCGTGCCACGCTGGATGGCCAGTTCCGGGCGATCCTTGACCACGCGTCGGTGGGCATCGTGATCTCACGCAACGGCGTGCTGGAGGTCGTGGGCCGCCAGGCTGCGCTCATGCTGGGCTACGACACCCACGAGCTGCAGTCGCGCCCCGCACGCGTGCTCTATGGCAGTGACGCCGAATACGAGCGCATGGGTGCCCGGGTGCGGGCCGAGTTTGCCGCCCATGGCGCCTTCGATGCCGATGTGTGCTTTACCCGCAAGGACGGCTCTCCCGTGTGGGCGCGTGTGCAGGGGCGGGCCGTGCAACCCGAGGAAATGGCGGGCGGCACGGTGTGGATCCTGGAAGACATCACGGCCGCGCGCGAGGCCCAGTCCCAGCATGTGTGGGAGCGCACGCACGATGTCCTCACGCGCCTGTACAACCGCCACGGGTTCGATGAAAGGCTCGCGCTGCTGCTGGCCGAGCGATCCGCCCGGCCGCGGCAGGCATCGCGCGAGGGGGTCGAGGCATCGGGCGACGGCGTGGTGCTGTTCCTCGATCTGGACCATTTCACGCTCGTCAACGATGTGGCGGGCCACGATGCAGGCGACGATGTGCTTCGGCATGTGGCCCGTTTGCTGGAGTCCAACGTGCGCAAGATCGGGTGGGCTGCCCGGCTGGGCGGCGACGAATTTGCCGTGGTGCTGCCCGGCTGCATGGCCGCCCGAGGCCATGCCGTGGCGGAGCAGCTGCGGGCTGCCGTGCATGCGTGGGAGCCCTTCTACCAGGGGCGCAGTTTTACCCTGGGGGTGAGCATCGGAATGGTCGTGCTCGATGCCAGTCTGCAGGACGTGGCATCTGTCCTGTATGCCGCAGACATGGCGTGCTATGACGCCAAGCGGGCCGGTCGCAACCGCGTGGAAACCCGGCAGGCCGCAGAAGCCAGCGCGTCGGGCAGGATGGCGCTGGGCTCGGCGTAA
- a CDS encoding DUF58 domain-containing protein, with product MTTARPHPHPPAAADAGRVPQGHAPRPLPALPGQADRLLRELEWKVIRPLDGLLQGDYRTLMRGSGLDLADLREYQPHDDVRHIDWNVTARLNTPHVRVFTEDREMSAWFLLDVSPSVNFGPEGHAKRDILTGFVAVLARLLTRHGNRVGAMLYGAGPASAAPRGVDTVLPARSSRAHVLHLVHHLLAPPNGPGGAHAGKATRGIGRSSGPPGSATDLQWLLRSAMANLRRRSTVFVVSDFISAPGWEKPLAQLAQRHDVVAVRLLDPLELALPDVGMITLRDAETGEQLQVDTHDAAFRRRFAQLAADREATLLQSLAAAGADTLELCTDDDLVDALLRFMDLRRRRVRAPRIAPGRAA from the coding sequence ATGACCACGGCACGGCCGCACCCTCACCCACCCGCTGCGGCCGATGCAGGCCGGGTGCCGCAGGGCCATGCGCCACGGCCGCTGCCCGCCCTGCCCGGCCAGGCCGACCGACTGCTGCGCGAGCTGGAGTGGAAAGTGATCCGCCCCCTGGACGGCCTGCTGCAGGGCGACTACCGCACCCTGATGCGCGGCAGCGGGCTCGACCTGGCCGACCTGCGCGAATACCAGCCCCACGATGACGTGCGACACATCGACTGGAACGTGACCGCCCGGCTGAACACCCCCCATGTGCGCGTGTTCACCGAGGACCGCGAGATGTCGGCCTGGTTCCTGCTGGATGTGAGCCCGTCGGTGAACTTCGGGCCCGAGGGCCATGCCAAGCGCGACATCCTCACCGGCTTCGTCGCCGTGCTGGCCCGCCTGCTCACGCGCCATGGCAACCGCGTGGGCGCCATGCTGTACGGCGCAGGCCCGGCATCCGCCGCACCGCGCGGGGTGGACACCGTGCTGCCCGCCCGCAGCAGCCGCGCCCATGTGCTGCACCTGGTGCACCACCTGCTGGCGCCCCCCAACGGCCCCGGCGGCGCTCACGCTGGCAAGGCCACCCGCGGCATCGGGCGCAGCAGCGGCCCGCCAGGCAGCGCCACCGATCTGCAGTGGCTGCTCCGGTCGGCCATGGCCAACCTGCGCCGCCGCAGCACCGTGTTTGTGGTGTCGGATTTCATCAGCGCGCCCGGTTGGGAAAAGCCCCTGGCCCAGCTGGCACAGCGCCACGACGTGGTGGCCGTGCGCCTGCTCGACCCGCTGGAACTGGCGTTACCCGATGTCGGCATGATCACCCTGCGCGACGCCGAGACCGGTGAGCAGCTGCAGGTGGATACGCACGACGCCGCGTTTCGCCGCCGCTTTGCCCAGCTGGCGGCAGACCGCGAGGCCACGCTCCTGCAGTCGCTGGCCGCAGCCGGGGCCGACACGCTGGAGCTGTGTACCGACGATGACCTGGTGGATGCGCTGCTGCGCTTCATGGACCTGCGCCGCCGGCGCGTGCGAGCCCCGCGCATCGCACCCGGCCGGGCTGCCTGA
- a CDS encoding glycerate kinase type-2 family protein encodes MQHPLSSPTPAPCPDYRTQPRAFLRALFDAAVRDAQPLHGMRAWLPAPPKGRTVVLGAGKAGGAMAQALEALWPADAPMSGLVVTRYGHVPPRAPGLAQRIEVVEAAHPVPDAAGLGAAQRILALTQGLTEDDLVLCLISGGGSALLTLPCDGLTLDDKQRINRALLDSGAHIGEMNCVRKHLSQIKGGRLAAACAPARVVTLTISDVPGDDPSVIASGPTVPDASTCADALEILARYGIDVPPAVHAALQAGALETPKPGDARFAGHAVHLIATPWSALQAAADVARAAGLAVHLLSDEIEGESREVGKVHAALARAAARRGQPFAAPCVVLSGGETTVTVRPRAPGVARGRGGRAGEFCLGLAQALQGQAGVWALAADTDGIDGSEDNAGAFVGPDTLARAAAAGLQVDDHLARNDAWGYFAGLDDLLTTGPTHTNVNDFRVLLIL; translated from the coding sequence ATGCAACACCCGCTGTCTTCCCCCACGCCGGCACCGTGCCCGGACTACCGCACCCAGCCGCGCGCGTTCCTGCGTGCCTTGTTCGATGCCGCTGTGCGCGATGCGCAGCCCCTGCATGGCATGCGGGCCTGGTTGCCCGCGCCACCCAAGGGGCGCACCGTGGTGCTGGGCGCGGGCAAGGCGGGCGGCGCCATGGCGCAGGCGCTGGAAGCGCTGTGGCCGGCGGATGCGCCGATGTCGGGCCTGGTGGTCACGCGCTACGGGCATGTGCCCCCCCGGGCTCCGGGCCTAGCGCAGCGCATCGAGGTGGTGGAGGCCGCCCACCCCGTGCCCGATGCGGCTGGCCTCGGTGCTGCGCAGCGCATCCTGGCGCTGACCCAGGGGCTCACCGAAGACGACCTGGTGCTGTGCCTGATTTCGGGCGGCGGATCGGCGTTGCTGACGCTGCCGTGTGATGGCCTCACGCTCGACGACAAGCAGCGCATCAACCGCGCGCTGCTCGACAGCGGTGCGCACATCGGCGAGATGAACTGCGTGCGCAAGCACCTCTCGCAGATCAAGGGCGGGCGCCTGGCAGCGGCTTGCGCGCCCGCACGCGTGGTCACGCTCACCATCAGCGATGTGCCGGGCGACGACCCGTCGGTGATCGCCAGCGGCCCCACGGTGCCCGATGCCAGCACCTGTGCCGACGCGCTGGAGATACTGGCGCGCTATGGCATTGACGTGCCGCCCGCCGTGCATGCAGCCCTGCAGGCCGGCGCGCTGGAGACGCCCAAGCCCGGCGACGCGCGCTTTGCGGGGCATGCGGTGCACCTGATCGCCACGCCATGGAGCGCCCTGCAGGCGGCAGCCGACGTGGCGCGCGCCGCAGGGCTGGCGGTGCATTTGCTGTCGGACGAAATCGAAGGCGAGTCGCGCGAGGTGGGCAAGGTGCATGCCGCCCTGGCACGTGCGGCGGCCCGGCGCGGCCAGCCCTTTGCTGCGCCGTGTGTGGTGTTGTCGGGTGGCGAAACCACCGTGACGGTGCGGCCCCGCGCGCCGGGCGTTGCGCGCGGGCGCGGCGGCCGGGCTGGCGAGTTCTGCCTGGGCCTGGCGCAGGCGCTGCAAGGCCAGGCAGGCGTGTGGGCGCTGGCAGCCGACACCGACGGCATCGACGGCAGCGAGGACAACGCAGGCGCCTTCGTGGGCCCCGACACCCTGGCCCGCGCCGCGGCGGCGGGGCTGCAGGTGGATGACCATCTGGCGCGCAACGACGCCTGGGGCTATTTCGCCGGGCTGGACGACCTGCTGACCACCGGCCCGACGCACACCAATGTCAATGACTTTCGGGTGCTCCTGATTTTGTAG